In the Ctenopharyngodon idella isolate HZGC_01 chromosome 4, HZGC01, whole genome shotgun sequence genome, one interval contains:
- the ing3 gene encoding inhibitor of growth protein 3 isoform X1, producing the protein MLYLEDYLEMIEQLPMDLRDRFTEMREMDLQVQNAMDQLEQRVNEFFTNAKKNKPEWREEQMEIIKKDYYKALEDADEKVQLANQIYDLVDRHLRKLDQELAKFKMELEADNAGITEILERRSLEMDSPSQPVNNHHVHSHATVEKRKYSAPAHHTTEHVPEKKFKSEALLSTLTSDASKENTPGCRVNSTSSSNSLYNVNSSQSLSSYNLSPLPAGPAAGAGAISMAAAQAVQATAQMKEGRRTSSLKASYEAVKNNDFLGREFALSRDSSSYSSSALANTLTQPLTSSNSSDSRTGRKTKGNTKSSNHQSSSSSSSSSLSSCSSSSALAHELVQTTVTETDTSSQVDWTYDPNEPRYCICNQVSYGEMVGCDNQDCPIEWFHYGCVGLTEAPKGKWYCPQCTAAMKRRGSRHK; encoded by the exons ATGTTGTACCTTGAGGACTACCTCGAGA TGATCGAGCAGCTACCCATGGATCTCCGCGACAGGTTTACGGAAATGAGAGAGATGGACCTGCAAGTGCAGA ATGCGATGGATCAGCTAGAGCAGCGGGTTAATGAGTTCTTTACTAACGCCAAGAAGAACAAGCCTGAATGGAGGGAAGAACAGATGGAAATCATTAAAAAG GACTACTATAAAGCTTTGGAAGATGCAGATGAAAAGGTCCAACTAGCCAATCAAATTTATGATCTG GTTGATAGACACTTGCGGAAGTTGGATCAGGAGTTGGCGAAGTTCAAAATGGAACTGGAGGCGGATAATGCTGGTATCACAGAGATCCTGGAGAGAC GGTCGCTGGAGATGGACAGTCCCTCCCAACCTGTCAATAACCACCATGTACATTCACACGCCACTGTGGAGA AGAGGAAGTACAGCGCGCCAGCCCACCACACTACTGAACACGTACCAGAAAAGAAGTTTAAGTCAGAGGCCCTGCTCTCCACACTCACGTCAGACGCCTCTAAAGAAAACACACCAG GCTGCAGAGTGAACAGCACGTCGTCCTCTAACAGCTTGTATAACGTAAACTCCTCCCAATCGCTTTCCTCATACAACCTGAGCCCACTTCCTGCCGGGCCTGCTGCAGGGGCGGGGGCCATTTCCATGGCAGCAGCTCAGGCAGTGCAAGCTACCGCACAG atgaAAGAGGGCAGGAGAACGTCCAGTCTCAAGGCCAGTTATGAAGCTGTCAAGAACAACGATTTCTTGGGGCGGGAGTTTGCTTTGAGCCGGGACTCCAGCAGTTACTCGTCTTCTGCGCTGGCTAACACCCTCACACAGCCCCTCACGTCCAGCAACAGCTCAGACTCCCGCACAGGACGCAAGACCAA AGGCAACACTAAGTCTTCCAACCATCAGTCCTCttcatcctcctcttcctcttcactGTCATCCTGCTCTTCATCATCAGCATTGGCTCATGAGCTGGTACAGACCACAGTCACAGAAACTGACACCAGCAGTCAGGTGGACTGGACCTACGACCCCAACGAACCCAGATACTGCATCTGCAACCAG GTGTCATACGGAGAGATGGTTGGCTGTGATAACCAGGAT TGTCCGATCGAGTGGTTCCACTACGGCTGCGTGGGTTTGACCGAGGCACCTAAAGGGAAGTGGTATTGCCCACAGTGTACAGCCGCCATGAAGAGGAGGGGAAGCCGGCACAAATAA
- the ing3 gene encoding inhibitor of growth protein 3 isoform X2, which produces MLYLEDYLEMIEQLPMDLRDRFTEMREMDLQVQNAMDQLEQRVNEFFTNAKKNKPEWREEQMEIIKKDYYKALEDADEKVQLANQIYDLVDRHLRKLDQELAKFKMELEADNAGITEILERRSLEMDSPSQPVNNHHVHSHATVEKRKYSAPAHHTTEHVPEKKFKSEALLSTLTSDASKENTPGCRVNSTSSSNSLYNVNSSQSLSSYNLSPLPAGPAAGAGAISMAAAQTPAQDARPKATLSLPTISPLHPPLPLHCHPALHHQHWLMSWYRPQSQKLTPAVRWTGPTTPTNPDTASATRCHTERWLAVITRIVRSSGSTTAAWV; this is translated from the exons ATGTTGTACCTTGAGGACTACCTCGAGA TGATCGAGCAGCTACCCATGGATCTCCGCGACAGGTTTACGGAAATGAGAGAGATGGACCTGCAAGTGCAGA ATGCGATGGATCAGCTAGAGCAGCGGGTTAATGAGTTCTTTACTAACGCCAAGAAGAACAAGCCTGAATGGAGGGAAGAACAGATGGAAATCATTAAAAAG GACTACTATAAAGCTTTGGAAGATGCAGATGAAAAGGTCCAACTAGCCAATCAAATTTATGATCTG GTTGATAGACACTTGCGGAAGTTGGATCAGGAGTTGGCGAAGTTCAAAATGGAACTGGAGGCGGATAATGCTGGTATCACAGAGATCCTGGAGAGAC GGTCGCTGGAGATGGACAGTCCCTCCCAACCTGTCAATAACCACCATGTACATTCACACGCCACTGTGGAGA AGAGGAAGTACAGCGCGCCAGCCCACCACACTACTGAACACGTACCAGAAAAGAAGTTTAAGTCAGAGGCCCTGCTCTCCACACTCACGTCAGACGCCTCTAAAGAAAACACACCAG GCTGCAGAGTGAACAGCACGTCGTCCTCTAACAGCTTGTATAACGTAAACTCCTCCCAATCGCTTTCCTCATACAACCTGAGCCCACTTCCTGCCGGGCCTGCTGCAGGGGCGGGGGCCATTTCCATGGCAGCAGCTCAG ACTCCCGCACAGGACGCAAGACCAA AGGCAACACTAAGTCTTCCAACCATCAGTCCTCttcatcctcctcttcctcttcactGTCATCCTGCTCTTCATCATCAGCATTGGCTCATGAGCTGGTACAGACCACAGTCACAGAAACTGACACCAGCAGTCAGGTGGACTGGACCTACGACCCCAACGAACCCAGATACTGCATCTGCAACCAG GTGTCATACGGAGAGATGGTTGGCTGTGATAACCAGGAT TGTCCGATCGAGTGGTTCCACTACGGCTGCGTGGGTTTGA